From the genome of Kaistella daneshvariae, one region includes:
- a CDS encoding GLPGLI family protein: MKKFAAVFLFFSVLSSAQNQRFMYDYTFVKDTLDKSNVTKELMYLDISKDGSKFYSRAVFVQDSTMYADFEKQIKNTGAMNVSVSFNGGSRGIVKDKILKNYPKQEVILESRVGRDLFHVAEDRKLNWKILPEKMKIGEFEAQKATTTFAGREWTAFFAPELPFQDGPYKFQGLPGLIVKLEDDSKTHVFELKGVTKYTPAVEVTSQFNSPAKPLAVNRVQYKKMFWDRRNDPAKDMKQLIASGGKFIIKDKNGVEISPATRIKEMEQGAKEANAKDNNLIEIDMLKL, translated from the coding sequence ATGAAAAAATTCGCCGCTGTATTCCTCTTTTTTTCCGTTTTGTCTTCCGCCCAAAACCAAAGATTTATGTACGACTACACTTTTGTGAAAGATACTTTAGATAAAAGTAACGTCACCAAAGAGTTGATGTACCTTGACATTTCAAAGGACGGATCTAAATTTTACAGCCGCGCAGTCTTTGTGCAGGATTCTACCATGTATGCCGATTTTGAAAAACAAATCAAAAATACCGGTGCAATGAATGTTTCAGTTTCTTTCAACGGAGGTAGCAGAGGAATTGTAAAAGATAAAATCCTTAAAAATTACCCGAAACAGGAGGTGATTTTAGAATCAAGAGTCGGCCGCGATCTTTTTCATGTGGCGGAAGACCGAAAATTAAATTGGAAGATCTTACCTGAAAAAATGAAAATCGGCGAATTTGAAGCTCAGAAAGCTACAACGACTTTCGCGGGTAGAGAATGGACGGCGTTTTTCGCCCCGGAGTTGCCTTTTCAGGATGGTCCGTATAAATTTCAGGGTCTGCCGGGTTTGATTGTAAAGCTTGAAGACGACAGCAAAACACACGTTTTTGAATTGAAGGGTGTCACAAAATATACTCCCGCAGTTGAGGTAACTTCACAATTTAATTCTCCCGCAAAACCTCTCGCCGTTAACCGCGTACAATATAAAAAAATGTTTTGGGACCGCCGAAACGATCCGGCAAAAGACATGAAACAGCTTATAGCCAGCGGCGGCAAATTTATCATTAAAGACAAAAATGGAGTGGAGATTTCTCCAGCTACTAGAATTAAAGAAATGGAACAGGGCGCGAAAGAAGCCAATGCGAAAGACAATAATTTAATCGAAATCGATATGCTAAAACTCTAA
- a CDS encoding DUF6759 domain-containing protein, whose protein sequence is MTFFKKIYFLVFILLFAANFSAQKKLKDYSRIMRSTSIYEIDAFLKDAHPDDPKRIILKPRLIKLLKEYIKNAHPGDQRVPGFQEKIALLYRRPSTKISFDEMNEIIRQKQIAKLKAQLTTKNYAVQQDLGALQQSSTLMDADEQEEFLMLMAVSPTEHKNKTVQILNSLFDSDPSSTESIVMIENKSSCNMIMRIEGVGNTKYRLAVPTQTEGSIVVQKGSYLFTAKVCGADYASQKSIQKAIIVSLNNPGK, encoded by the coding sequence ATGACCTTTTTCAAAAAAATATATTTTTTAGTTTTCATTCTTCTTTTTGCCGCCAATTTTTCCGCACAAAAAAAGCTGAAAGATTATTCGCGCATTATGCGCAGCACCAGCATTTACGAAATCGATGCTTTTTTAAAGGACGCGCACCCAGACGATCCGAAAAGAATAATTTTAAAACCAAGGCTGATTAAGTTGCTGAAAGAATACATTAAAAACGCACATCCGGGGGATCAGCGTGTGCCGGGTTTTCAAGAAAAAATCGCGTTGCTTTACCGACGGCCTTCCACAAAAATCAGCTTTGATGAAATGAATGAAATCATCAGGCAAAAACAAATTGCGAAGCTTAAAGCACAACTCACGACTAAAAATTACGCCGTTCAGCAGGATTTAGGTGCTTTACAGCAATCATCGACCCTTATGGATGCCGATGAACAGGAAGAATTTTTAATGCTGATGGCGGTTTCTCCTACCGAGCATAAAAATAAAACAGTACAAATCCTCAATTCTTTGTTCGACAGCGATCCTTCCAGTACAGAAAGCATCGTGATGATTGAAAATAAATCCAGCTGCAACATGATAATGCGCATTGAAGGCGTAGGAAATACCAAATACCGTCTGGCAGTTCCGACGCAAACCGAAGGCTCAATTGTAGTTCAGAAGGGCAGCTATCTCTTTACTGCCAAAGTATGCGGCGCCGATTATGCTTCGCAGAAATCCATTCAAAAAGCCATCATCGTTTCACTGAACAATCCGGGTAAATAA
- the rpsB gene encoding 30S ribosomal protein S2, protein MAKANVKDLLEAGVHFGHMTRKWNPNMAPYIFMEKNGIHIVDLHKTAVKLDEACSALEKITSAGKKVLFVATKKQAKEVVAKYAAELNMPYITERWPGGMLTNFVTIRKAVKKMNHIDKMKKDGTFETLSKKERLQVDRQRANLEKNLGSISDMVRLPSALFVVDIMKEHIAVTEAKKLGIPVFAIVDTNSDPRKVEYVIPGNDDASKSIDMILSVVSDSIKEGLSQRKADKEKSKEEGEKVSADADADFTSETSASAE, encoded by the coding sequence ATGGCAAAAGCAAATGTTAAAGACCTTTTAGAGGCAGGCGTACACTTCGGTCACATGACCCGTAAGTGGAACCCAAATATGGCTCCATACATTTTTATGGAGAAAAACGGTATTCACATCGTAGACCTACATAAAACAGCAGTAAAATTAGATGAAGCTTGTTCAGCTTTGGAAAAAATTACTTCTGCAGGCAAAAAAGTTCTTTTCGTAGCTACCAAAAAGCAAGCGAAAGAAGTTGTGGCGAAATATGCAGCAGAACTTAACATGCCTTATATTACTGAAAGATGGCCGGGCGGAATGTTAACAAACTTTGTTACCATCCGTAAAGCGGTTAAAAAAATGAACCACATTGATAAAATGAAGAAAGATGGTACTTTCGAAACTTTATCTAAAAAAGAAAGACTTCAGGTTGACCGTCAAAGAGCAAACTTGGAGAAAAACTTAGGTTCAATTTCGGATATGGTGCGTCTTCCATCAGCACTTTTCGTGGTTGATATCATGAAAGAACACATCGCGGTAACAGAAGCTAAAAAATTGGGCATCCCGGTTTTCGCAATCGTTGATACCAACTCTGATCCAAGAAAAGTCGAATACGTAATTCCTGGAAATGATGATGCTTCAAAATCTATCGATATGATCCTGAGCGTAGTTTCAGATTCTATCAAAGAAGGTTTATCACAAAGAAAAGCCGATAAAGAAAAATCTAAAGAAGAAGGTGAAAAAGTTTCAGCAGATGCTGATGCAGATTTCACTTCCGAAACTTCAGCTTCAGCTGAATAA
- the trmB gene encoding tRNA (guanosine(46)-N7)-methyltransferase TrmB: MGKKNKLARFAENKTLPNVFQPTRDEALAEFPLKGKWRQEVFKNENPIVLELGCGKGEYSVGLGKAFPEKNFIGVDIKGARFWFGAKDALENNLQNVAFLRTQIELIDRFFAEDEVDEMWITFPDPQIKYRRTKHRMTHPDFLERYKKILKKDSIMHLKTDSEFLHGYTLGLLQGLGHEIVSAHHDIYGAPEYDPDTPLLREIKTYYETLFEAKGKTITYIKFKIK, translated from the coding sequence ATGGGCAAAAAAAATAAACTGGCAAGATTTGCTGAAAACAAGACACTTCCGAACGTTTTTCAACCAACCAGAGATGAGGCTTTAGCTGAATTTCCCCTGAAAGGAAAATGGCGGCAGGAAGTTTTTAAAAATGAAAATCCGATTGTGCTGGAGTTGGGTTGCGGCAAAGGCGAATATTCCGTAGGACTGGGAAAAGCATTTCCCGAAAAGAATTTTATCGGTGTGGACATCAAAGGTGCGCGGTTTTGGTTTGGTGCAAAAGATGCGCTGGAAAATAACCTGCAAAACGTTGCTTTTTTGCGAACTCAGATTGAGCTGATTGACCGTTTTTTCGCCGAAGATGAGGTAGATGAAATGTGGATCACTTTCCCGGATCCACAGATAAAATACCGCCGCACGAAGCATCGCATGACACATCCGGATTTCCTGGAACGTTATAAGAAGATTTTGAAAAAAGACAGCATTATGCACCTGAAAACCGATTCAGAATTTTTGCACGGCTATACTCTAGGTTTGCTTCAGGGCTTGGGACACGAAATTGTTTCCGCACACCACGATATTTACGGCGCACCGGAATACGATCCGGATACTCCGCTTTTACGAGAAATTAAAACCTATTATGAAACACTTTTCGAAGCGAAAGGAAAAACCATCACGTACATCAAGTTTAAAATCAAATAG
- the rpsI gene encoding 30S ribosomal protein S9: protein MSTVHKIGRRKTSVARVYVRPGSGVITINKKDSKEYFGTDVLVYKINQPFLLTETVGQYDVTVNVFGGGITGQAEAIRLAVSRALCEINEEFRLLLKPHGLLTRDARMVERKKPGQKKARKKFQFSKR, encoded by the coding sequence ATGTCTACAGTTCATAAAATCGGAAGAAGAAAAACTTCTGTTGCAAGAGTTTATGTGCGCCCAGGTTCTGGTGTGATCACTATAAACAAAAAAGATTCTAAGGAATACTTTGGTACTGATGTATTGGTTTACAAAATCAACCAGCCGTTTTTGTTAACAGAAACTGTGGGTCAGTATGACGTTACCGTGAATGTTTTCGGTGGCGGTATTACCGGTCAGGCAGAAGCGATCAGACTGGCAGTTTCCAGAGCGCTTTGCGAAATCAACGAAGAATTCCGTTTGCTTTTAAAGCCACACGGTTTGCTTACAAGAGATGCAAGAATGGTTGAAAGAAAAAAACCAGGTCAGAAAAAAGCGAGAAAGAAATTCCAATTCTCAAAACGTTAA
- the rplM gene encoding 50S ribosomal protein L13 produces the protein MNTLSYKTVSANKATANKEWVVVDAEGQPLGRLASKVAKILRGKHKTNFTPHADCGDNVIVLNAGKVTLSGNKWADKTYIWHTGYPGGQKSMTALELQKKDSLKVLEKSVKGMLPKNKLGSQLLGNLYLYEGTEHKHEAQQPKVININEFK, from the coding sequence GTGAATACATTAAGTTACAAAACCGTTTCAGCTAACAAAGCTACCGCTAATAAAGAATGGGTTGTGGTAGACGCTGAAGGACAGCCTTTAGGAAGATTAGCTTCCAAGGTTGCAAAGATTTTGAGAGGTAAGCACAAAACGAATTTTACACCTCACGCAGATTGCGGAGATAATGTAATCGTTTTGAATGCTGGGAAAGTTACTCTTTCCGGAAACAAGTGGGCTGACAAGACTTACATTTGGCATACTGGTTATCCAGGTGGTCAAAAGTCTATGACTGCGCTGGAACTTCAGAAAAAAGATTCTTTGAAAGTGTTGGAAAAATCTGTAAAAGGTATGCTTCCAAAAAACAAACTGGGATCTCAGTTGCTAGGTAACCTTTATTTATATGAAGGAACTGAGCATAAACATGAAGCTCAACAGCCAAAAGTTATTAATATTAACGAATTCAAATAA